CTGTGATTAGCTAATAATTTGTTAAATTTATTAGTAAAACGCTGAACATTCTgaatatttcatttgtaaatgATAGCGCTGTCAGATTTAACGAGATCACGGGAGCTCATATATAAATGTTGCCCAGCACAGCAACAACCCTTGTAGTAAAGACTGCTTGTGGTAATTTTTAATACGTGTTGGGTAAGCGGTCCACTCCTGACCTGCATCCTCTGGCCAGTCTGCTAAACTTTGGTCCTTATTTGCAGTTTTAATTTCAGGAGGCAAAACATTTTTCCTTAGAAAACTTCGTGTCCCCTCTCTTGCTTAATAAAGTCATAGTATTCTTCTCCTAGTTCTTGATTTTCTGAGGGAAGAACATATAATTATTGTAGATAGCCAATTTTACCTAATCTGTCATTATTAaaaagttagtgtgtgtgtgtgtgtgtgtgtgtgtgtgtgtgcatgagaaccACGTGCACGCTTGGTGCTCAGGCAGAGCAGCACTATTAGGctgcattattattttatagctttttgttttgttttgttggtttttcgagacaggttttctctgtagccctggctgtcctggagctcactctgtagaccaggcgggcctcaaactcacagagatccatctgcctctgtcacccgattgctggaattaaaggtgtgcaccaccaccgcctggctattttATAGCTTTGAAGGTGTTGTTTATGTTCTCATTTAAAGCTAACAGTGACTTCCCCTGTTGAGTGATATATCTGTCATTTATACTCCTACTCACTGTCCTGGTTAATTTTGCATATGTCAGGTTACtctttttgtgtgcatgtgcgcatgtgcagggtgtgcatgtgtgcatgtgcagggtGTGCATGTGCAGGGTGTGCATGCCGCAGCACAGCTGTGCAGATCAGCAAGTCCCTCTTTGTGTCATGTgcgtcccagggattgaattcggAGGTGGTCAGACTTGGCTGTAGGTACTTGTAGTCTCTGGGCTGTTTTGCCGACTCCTCAATTGTTTTAATATACTGTTAGTTAGAGGTTTCAAGAGTTTTGCTTGTGGGCTCACCCTGCTGGCACTTCCCTTTAATCAATCCCaccatttgagaggcagaggcaggcggctctctgagttcaagggcattttaggctacagagtgagttctagggcagccagagctacataatgagactaattctgaaaataagtaagtaaaaatattaaattaaataaatatttatatacatatatttatacatatgtaacaTACATTTATAAGTGTGTGCATCTTTCTGAGTTATTGACTGTCTTTGGAGCTGAATGAAGCCATGAGCTAAAGGTTTCTCTGAAACTCTTAGTTTTATCAAACCATATATCTTTAGACTTGCTCTTTTCAAATTGTACATCTTACCTTACAGCTGCCAAGATGAGCCGTCGcctgtgtatttgtttttttcgGAATCCACCTCTAAATGCTTACCCTCAGAAACACGTCTTCCTCCATCGTCAGCAATTAAGACAGATAAGTCTTGATACAAGGCTCTGGGGTTTTAGACAAAACAAGAGTCACGTTCTCCCTCAGCTATTAAATAAGAGTTGGTCCAGGAGCTACTGTCATCAAGATACAAAGATGCTTTGGAAACATAAAGCCCTACAGAAGTATATGGAAGACCTGAATAAAGAGTACCAAGCCCTTGAGCGCTCTTTGCAGGATGGCTCGGAACATGAAGGAGAGCGAAGGGCCTTACACAGAAGGCATGCTGAGTTGGCGCCGCTTGCTGCTCTTTATCAAGAAATCCAGGAGGCCGAACAAGCCATGGAGGAGTTAGAGTCAATGTGTGAAAGTAGGTAAATGATAGCTATGTGTGTAGAAGTATGGGACCAATGCTGTTTTTAAGAAGCctataatgctttaaaaaaaacttcagtgcTTGGTGCAAGGTGGACGATATCCTCACTCAGTGTTTGACCTATTTCAGTTGCTGAGGATCTGCTAAGAGTTCAGGCTCTTCATGGTTCTTACCAAGGGGGTTAGAGTCTGGGAGACTTGATATCATCATAAGTTAATTTACTGAGCACtgttctattattattattaggaatAATACAGAGTGATAGTTCTCCTATCGCAGGGCTTCTACGGTGTAATATGAGACAATGTATGTGTCATTGATGATATGATCCCTAGTCTAATAAAGAATTACATAGGGTTCTGGCTGGGTggtgttggcgcatgcctttaattccagcactcgggaggtagaggcaggtggatctcaatgagtttgaggccagcctggtctacaaagccagttccaggacagccaggactgttacacagagaaaccctctctctcaaaaacaaaacaaaacaaaacaaaccccaaatacATAGGGTTCTAAAGAGCATCTCAGCCCTCAAAACCAGACAGGGTATATGGAAGCTACTAGGTGACACTACACATTGTTAAGAACctcaaagttttgttttgttttgctttggtttttgattttgcgagacagggtccatctgtaacagccctggctgtcctggaactcactccaaagaccagactggccttaaactcacagagatctgcttgcctctgcctcccgagtgctgggagtaacgtgtgcccccacacctggcttcaaagaaagttttgtattttatttgtgatatctatttttttctttagagagttagcttttttttttttttttttttttttggtttttcgaggcagggtttctctgtagctttggtgtctgttgtcccggaactagctcttgtagaccaggctggcctcgaactcacagagatctgccttcctctgcctcccgagtgctgggattaaaggtgtccgccaccaccgtccggctgtgttatttgtttttgttttgtttttgagacagacgTAGAGGGTACAAAGGCTCACAGATTAGCCCTGGAGAAACTAGGAATGTTAGCCATGCAGGATTGCCTCCTCAGTGGAGGAGGAAATGTCTACCTCTTTTCCACCCACAGGGCTGGGAGTGGATATTATTATAACATGGTGCCCTTTGCTCTCTGTAGAACCAGGCCTCACCCAAATCCCCGCAATGTGCCCCACACTCTCCTTTCCTAGATCTTTAActttgtttctcagtcacttgAACCCACGAGTACTTTACAGCCTGCTGACCTTTCTCAGACATTGTTAGATGTGTTTACGTGTGCTTTGCAGAAGAGTCTTGATGTAGCCATGCCTTAAGCTTTATTGCGCACGTGGGATTAGGGTAATTGTTACCAGGAAATTTTTCCCCAAAATTGTACTGTACTTAAATATGACTAAAATAAACTGGCCTGGTGCCTGACTCCAGAAGTTGGAACCAGCCTGGCTGACTAAGTTGTGCTGAAACAGGTTTCCTTCTTGCTTCCAGCAGTTGGTTTCTCTGTCAGCTTTAGAATTTGCAAGgacctcccactccccccccccacacacacacacacctgacaggGTTTTGGGAGGCTGGGACAAGGAAGACAaggtcaagggcagcctgggctacctagtgagacttatttctcaaaacaaaatcttCGTAGACATCAATGCTGTAGTTATTTAATACTTTCtctgtaagatttattttttaaaggatttattattCTCCCTCTCGCTGGTTTTAGGTCTAAATAAACAAGATGAAAAGCAGTTGCAAGAACTTATATCAGAAGAAAGGCAAAACACTGATAAAAAGATCAACACACTGTATAGTAAGGTATGTTTCAGGCAGCATGCCAATCTCCATAGTGCTAACGTGAAGGAATAGTATTTTTTCTAGATTATGCTTTGATGCTCCCAATAACTTCCCCTAGCACTGTTCTCTTAACACGATGAGTAATTAGTTAAGCTATACTTAGTACAGTTGGCCGAAGGATATGGGAAGAGAAATTGAGATGTCGGTGAATGGGGACTCCCACGGGGAGAGAAAAATCATAACAGAAACTATTGACTTGTTAGGCGGGAAAACCTAATACTGCGGTAAGGAGATTTAGGAgaccactgagatggctcagcaggtggtgGTGCGCCTGTGCACACCTgacctgacaacccgagttccaGTGTATCCGACAAGGTGACAGGAGAGAACTAAGTCCTTtgaattgtcctctgacatccacacggCCTGTGTATGcggtgggtacacacacacaaatcttaaaaagaaacgTAGTCACATGGGCACAAGGCAGCTGGTTTTAAGTGTTAGAAAACACGTAGGTAAGTTCATGGTGATCGTGTCAGACTGAAACTTTGCACGCTGAATGTGTGGGAACGAATCTAAGTGTAGCGCTGGCTAGTTAGCACAGGTCTGAAGTTGGGACTAGTAAGGCTGTGGCATTCTGGGGACTGTCAGGGTTGTGATACTGTGCCCACATTAGCTCATAATCTAGATATAAAAGGGTAAATTCTACAAGGGTGACCTCATTTCTTCTAGTCCAGTAggtggtttctttttaaagaaagggaagcCCATAGACCACGTTTCCCCCTGCGGTGGTTACCGGCATCATCCCTCCAGCTTCTTACCGTGGGATCCTGCTTTTGAGGACTTAGAAGGATGAATAGAGAGAGCACCTAGTGACCCAAAGGCAGAGCATGTCTCACACTTGGTCTAACATTCTCTGCTACAGTCCGTCATTTCGAGCAGAGATGGAGTGTTTCAGAAATTGGCGGTAGGGAGGAGAGTCATAACATGTAACATGTAGGTACTTTCGTTGATTTGAAAGACCTTTTAATCATCAGGAGATTGTTTTCGTATTCTTCCTGAGAGGGAAACTCTTTATTAGGAACCCAGGAACACCCCCCACAACCCTTTCTTGTCTTGTCACATGTGAGAAGCTATTTGAGTTTTATCTTGAGTCCCCTTAACATAGTCTTTAAACAGATGACCCCACCGGGAATGCAAGGTGTGGCGTGGTGCTGACCACCGGTTATGGCAGGGGAGACTATGTAATTATATGTCCAAGCCTTCATTTGGAGTAAAGATTTCAAAACCATGCTTCATTCACCAGATGAAAGATGCCACTGTTCAGCACtcattttaaaaggcaaagtCTGAACGGAGTGGAACATTCAGGACTTTGATCTTAATTAACTTCAtttcagaaaatgaaattaaCTGATCACATTGTAGAAAACACTCAGACAAGTAACCTCATTGATTTGTGAGCTGATTATCTAATCAGATTACTTATGATATGGTTTCAGGACTTAACCTTTGTGGGATATTACatgattttgttaattattggcttctaaaatatattttgaaggcTTTAATATAATTTAAGTAATACTATaccaaggaaaacaaacacattagtaatgcattttccttcttttccagctTTTGGAGCAGCTAGTGCCAGAGGAGAAGCATGACGGAAGTGACGTTATCTTAGAGGTGACGTCTGGGAGAACCACTGGAGGTCAGAAAAATCAGGTTAAACACTGACTTTTACACGGTTGGACATCACCGTACTTGAAAAGCCCATTGCATGTGTTTAGTTTTGGAAACATTTCCTGAGTGCTTATATCTAAGGATGCACTCTTTAATATTTGTGCTTactgaatattttgtattttttcttttaggtgATATCTGCCAACAGTTTACCCGAGAAATATTTGATATGTACCAGAATTATTCATACTATAAACACTGGAAATTTGAGCTGCTGAACTACACACCAGCAGATTATGGTAAACATAAATTAAAGACTTTGTTAGAGGTGCTAAAACTTATTTTACTTAtaatgctgggactaaaagcgtgcgccaccaaaTCTGGCCTACAGAAAAGTTCTTAACCAAATTGAAGGTATCAGGATGGGAACCATGCTCCTAAGAAGGATATGAATTGAAGAAGAAGTTCCTATGGAAACTAGATATCTACTTTTCCTAAGCTATCGTAAagaagcaggcatggtggccacacctttaatcccagtaccaggaggcagagatgggcaaatttctatgagtttgaggctagcctggtctacatattgaattCTAGTTGAGACAGCTGCATAGTGATAtcatgtctcaataaataaaagatataaataaattaaaacttagaagctatttttaaaaaaccctttATAAAATACAactgaggtgctggagagatggttcagtagctaagagcgctagttgctcttccagaggaggggattcaggtctcagcacccacatagggaTTCACAAATCACAAccacaactcacaaccatctgtaactccagtccagagGATCGAGACACCcgcttctggcttctgagggcaccaggcatgcatgtagtacacagacagacatacagacaaaacgCCCATAcatgtagatttttaaattttcaaaataataatactaataaaatgCAATCAGAACATGACCTTTAGGTTCTGTCTATTGGGTAACAGTATCACACCATGGAAGACAgaggagttatttatttatttatttgtttattttcgaggcagggtttccctggtaacagtcctagctgtcctggaactagctcttgtaaaccagactggcctcgaactcacagagatccacctgcctctgcctcctgagtgctgggattaaaggcgtgtgccaccaccacatgtCCCAATATTCCCCTTTTCTTAATGGTACTTTGCTTATTATTACAAAAGTAAAAgttgcgccgggcggtggtggcgcacgcctttaatcccagcacttgggaggcagaggcaggcggatctctgtgagttcgagaccagcctggtctacaagaactagttccaggacaggctccaaaaccacagagaaaccctgtctcgaaaaacaaaaaaaaaaacaaaaaaaaccaaaaaaaaaaaaaaaagtaaaagttgcTCTTTATAGAAAAGTTTAAATCCAAAAAGTACAAGCCATATGTTGTGTACAGTTGtactcccagcattccagagactGACATAGtattgtgagtttaaggccaccctgggctaaatAGCAAGACCCtaacttaacaaaaaaaaaaaaagatgcaaaaatACCCCCCAGCGGTAATCATAAGTAATACCTTTTTACTGTTTTAGGTTTtatcttacatattaatatattctACTTTGAGCAATGTAGCTTATATCTATTTCAGGTTCCCATTCCGGTGCTCTGTGCAGTCAGGCCTTAGACTGAGGATAGCTACAACCCTAATCCCCTTCACAGTAGGCTGCACAGTACTGCTGCATCTTTTTCTCTAGGTGGACTCCATCATGCGGCTGCCCGCATTTCCGGAGACAGTGTCTATAAGCATTTGAAGTATGAAGGCGGAATCCATAGAGTTCAGCGAATCCCAGAGGTGGGCCTGTCCTCAAGGATGCAGCGCATTCACACAGGAACAATGTCAGTGATTGTCCTTCCTCAGCCAGACGAGGTAACTTCACCAGGCCCGTGAAACCGGCTCTGTGTAGTCTAGATTGtgctgagaaaccctgccttctCATGGTTGATAGTTGAACTTATAATCTTTATTGAGAAACTTTAATTCTACCCCAGGTAAATCACCCTTCATATAGggatactatatatatatatatactatatactatagcatttgtttattttgtttcatttaaagaaGAAGTCACAGGGGCTGTGGGATGACTCGGTAGTTAAAGgtacttgttgccaagcctgatgacctgagtttcatccctggattccacagggtggaaggagagaattagttgtcctctgacttccacaggtacaCCATAGTGCacacgcacgtgcgcacacacacacacacacacacacacacacacacacacgcacgcacacacacaaatagacacaaTAAAAACAGCAACAGTTTTCTCCCCCACAGTCATAACAGGCAAATGGTCCAAACTCAAGGTGGCCGCATGGTCTTGATCTCTCTGAAGGGATGAAGGATGGTctcctttgtagtaataagagcgccggggctgcgtccccagcaccccggctgcctggctagcttatgccccgaaataacaacacacaaattgtattcatttaaacactccttggccctttagttctagccctcactggctaattctgatatcccgatcagcccatctctaataatctgtgagcaccggtcttaccaggaagattctagcctacgtccatcctgggtcggagcttcatcgtgtgtgtctgcccgggagcggggcatggcttctctcagaggcgtctgcccccgagaggagagctgtcgagtctgagctcacttcctcttcctcccagcattctgttgtttactcctcccacctatgttttaacctatgagggccagccaagcagtttctttatttcttaaccaatgaaatcaacagattgatatatgacactcccacatcactccttcATTGCACTCCCAGCTTCAAGTAGCTCCAGATGTTCCTTTGGCTTGAAGATGTACAGTGTTAGCTTCTACGTTGAATTCACATGGTCCTTAAGCAGGGAACTCAGTGTCTCATGAGGACACTTAGGGTTGTATTTAGAGTCTATCTGGATAATTTAGTAGGATCTTTTTTAGACAGgttttgtttgcatttgtttagctgtgtgtctgtgtgctagtGAGTTCACGTGTCACATAGATTGcattatggaggtcagagaactatCAAAGTCTATTCTGACCTACCATGTTGGTCCCAGGCATGGAGCTCCAGTCTTCGGCCTcagcagcaagcgcctttacctgctgagccacctcaccagcccggTCTTATTGTGAACTCAATTATGTCTGCTCAGATCTCCTTTTCAAATGAGATGTCAAGGGGTTAAAATGTGACCCACAGTGAATACGCACAGAGGGgctgggcaggaggagggagcGCACTCAGGAGCCTCGGAAGCAATGATTAAGGATTCACCcattcacatacatgtacttACCGCACATAGATTATAGTCTTAAATGTACGTACATGTACTTAACCTCACATACATTATAGTCTtaaatgtatgtacatgtacttACCTCAAAGAGATTATAGTCTTCAATCCCCAGAACAACCCATCTGCTAGGTTCAGTCTCTTTGTTTGACAAGAGCGAAAAGGAGTATTAGAAGTGATTAGCCTGAGCTGCTCTCCTGACTGGGGCCAAAACCCTGCATAACTAATATCAGGCAAAGCTTTGTTctccaccgcccggctctacctGTGTGTGCGCTGGTTGTCTGTGTGAGCTGAAACAAGGCAGTATGTCACCCTGTCTGGCTGTGGCTGAGACTGTGAGAGTGTGGGGCCACTCAGGCGTGTCCCTGTGAAAGTGGCGTGTGGAGAGAGCTCGGTGAGCGGGTGAGTGTCTACCCCGGGGTTCTGGGAATAGTGAGAATCAGTGATACATGTTATAGACATGTTTGTGTTCTCCATAGCTGTGATGTGTTCAGCGGTGAAACTCTTCAAAGATGCATAATTCAGTGATCTCAGACTCTAAGTCAGCACTTAAAAACTGCACCCTTTCAGTGGGGAGGAAGTTCAAAGCTGGAATGCTGACCTAGCGTGTAATGcccaggttcagtccctagcactgcaaaagaataaaatagtatTTCATTGAAATAGGTCTATGCTGGTGCCGTAGGTGCctatggtggtggcacatgactttaatcccaacacttgggaggcagaagtgggcagatctttgagtttgaggccagccttgtgtacagagctagttctgggtcagctaaaactacacaaagaaaccctgtctcaggttGGGGacgacagagagaggaaagagaggcaaCAAGTCATTTATGGTTCTTTCTTtggtattatttctttctcttttttttaatttatggttTACATGTATAGTTTCGTTGAAAAAACTCTCCGAGTAAAGCATTTGTGGAATTGTGACTTTACTTATGCTGTCTGTTTTTGTCCTAGATAGATGTGAAAGTGGACCCCAAGGACCTGCGAATAGACACGTTTCGCTCCAAAGGGGCAGGAGGGCAGCATGTTAATACAACAGACAGCGCTGTGCGGCTCGTCCACATCCCCACAGGTGAGCCAGCCCTTTGCTTTGGTCTCGGTGACTTTCTAGTGCTGCAAtaggacaccatgaccaaggcaactataAGACGTTTGATTCAGGGATCATGGATCAGAGGATTAGCGTCCATCACCGTCATGGCAGGGAGcctggcagcagacaggcaggcgTGGCACCGAAGCAGTAGCCTGAGAGCTCatgtcttgatccacaagcacaaggcagagttaaccgaatggtgtgggctttgaaactttaaagcccacccccagtgacacagctccCAATCagggcacacctcctaatcccttccaaacagttccaccaaccgAGGACCAGTATTACATCCTTGAACATATTCACAGTTCAAAGATGGCAGTGGCATTGTGGGCCTGATGTACCAGCTGggtctgtttccttctgtttggAAACAGTTCCTCTTCTAAAGGATGCAGGTGGTAAGCATATCTGTGCAGGAAAGGTGCTCGGATATGCTGGACAGCGCTGCTCCGTGGGTGGTGCTCCGTGAGCCATGCTCTATGGGTGGTGCTCCGTGAGCCGTACTTCATGAGTGGTGCTCCATGAGTGGTACTCCATGAGCAGTACTCCATGAGCGATGCTCCGTGAGCTGTGCTCCATGGGCGGTGCTCCGTGGGCGGTACTCTGTGGGTGGTGCTCCATGAGTCGTGGTGCTCCGTGAGCTGTGCTCCATGGGTGGTGCTCCGTGAGAGGTGCTCTCGTTCAGGTCCAAAGGGCACAAATACAGCATGGCTGTGCCATTGCTATGGGTCCTTTCTTACCCTGTAGATAAGCTGCTGGTACCCTGAGTATTGGTCACTTGGTCACCTTCATCAGttgtaagcttttttttttaatttgttatggTGATTTTAAATACATAGCTTCACCACAGGGATACCTCCTGAGAAATGCATCGTTACAGAGTTTTATCACTGGATTAAATTATAAGTGATCACAAACTAAGATAACTCTCCTAGGTAATAAGATTTTATAGGACAGCTATTGTCTGTGCAAACTGTCATTGGCCAAGTTGTCATGTAGGGCATTAGCATCATTTTTCAGAATAAaacaatgaattatttttaaattttcatttctttttaaattactaaaaaaaagccgggcggtggtggcgcacgcctttaatcccagcacttgggaggcagaggcaggaggatctctgtgagttcgagaccagcctggtctacaagagctagttccaggacaggctccaaagccacagagaaacctgtctcgaaaaaccaaaaaaaaaaaaaaaaaactaaaaaataattgtgtgtgtgtggttgtgtgtgtctgtatggtgtgtgtgtgtgtgtgtgtgtgtgtctgtatggtgtgtgtctgtctatgtgagtGTATACAGGTGTGTATGTCTCTGCATGCATGAAGGCCAGAAGGAGTCTGATCCcaaagagctggagttacaggtgtttgcaGGACACCTGGCTTGTTACACGGGTGCTAGGATCCAAACTCTGTTCCTCCCAGTTGATCAGCAAATGCTAAGGCAGGATTGGAGAGAGCGCCAGTAAGTTAAGAACagatactgttcttgcagagacccAGAGTGCAGTGCTCGGCGCCTACCCCAGGTGTCTCACATCTGCTCTCATGGGCTCTGCGTTTGTCTTCTGTGGGGGCAGAGCATGCCCTGGTGGAACTGGCACTGAGGATAGACCCACAGGCTTCACCCCTGCTAGCTTAGCAAATGCTCTGCCCGCGAGCGACCTCCACCATTTGTCTGAGGAAGTCCTTTCAACATTGGCCCTCTTTTTGTGATTGTGACTGAAGAGAAGAGGCCAAGCACTTGTGGAAGGACAGAGGGTAGTCAGCACTTCCTAGAGGCTGGCggaagggaaaggaaatgttCAGAGATGAAAGGAAACCTGACCAGAtgctgcctcagccttctcaCCTGAAGATCTCAGGGTCACCCCGCACAGCACACCCGTGAAGTCCCGGTGCGCTGCAagcccagcacttcagaggccaACGTCAGATCACCAGCTTAAGGACGGCCTGGACTGCGTAGGAAGATACTGTTTAAAAAAGAAGcggcacagtgacacacatatttactcccagcacttagaagggaggcagaggctagcagatctctgtgagttcaagaccggcctggtctacagagccagttctgggacagccaggactacagcatagagaaactctgtcttaaaaaag
Above is a window of Microtus pennsylvanicus isolate mMicPen1 chromosome 15, mMicPen1.hap1, whole genome shotgun sequence DNA encoding:
- the Mtrf1 gene encoding peptide chain release factor 1, mitochondrial gives rise to the protein MSRRLCICFFRNPPLNAYPQKHVFLHRQQLRQISLDTRLWGFRQNKSHVLPQLLNKSWSRSYCHQDTKMLWKHKALQKYMEDLNKEYQALERSLQDGSEHEGERRALHRRHAELAPLAALYQEIQEAEQAMEELESMCESLNKQDEKQLQELISEERQNTDKKINTLYSKLLEQLVPEEKHDGSDVILEVTSGRTTGGDICQQFTREIFDMYQNYSYYKHWKFELLNYTPADYGGLHHAAARISGDSVYKHLKYEGGIHRVQRIPEVGLSSRMQRIHTGTMSVIVLPQPDEIDVKVDPKDLRIDTFRSKGAGGQHVNTTDSAVRLVHIPTGLVVECQQERSQLRNKEIALRVLRARLYQQMVEKDKCQQQSSRKLQVGTRAQSERIRTYNFTQDRVTDHRIAFEVRDIKEFLRGEKCLDQLIQRLLQSADEEAIAEFLDESLKSVK